A single region of the Gossypium arboreum isolate Shixiya-1 chromosome 12, ASM2569848v2, whole genome shotgun sequence genome encodes:
- the LOC108477153 gene encoding RINT1-like protein MAG2L isoform X2, which yields MLNASPTLYPDILAMQDFGVKEERLLKAIKAMNDIEEIIVNVEKAQQWHHLLKSVDHRVDKTLAVLRPETLAEHRALLASFGWPPKLLASKVESGGLSKLLNPLLLMHGDEKKSYAQSFHVLCALQQLHLHREARKFKTLGQKECEIRLWAIDELVSPLAVRMEYHFVKWAEQPEFMFALVYRVTRDFMEGISDILQPLIDAARLRSYSANEAWVSAMVHILSGFLTKNVFPALAERYKEKDMKLEVISLWLHLVDLIVAFDKQMQSLLRYETCLLFPDAQRRGISVLIVFCDRPDWLKIWAKMELKDGWKKLKAVLKDAKAWQIDDKHRVDFDVSTICETFLLSSREAHKAPFVAESALKLAQEMIDRCQTLPVILARAKFVRSTVARFFWYFSNVLLLHCRSAELSPEEVDGSLLVRACESINAARYVESKLQEWSDDASFLEMKIAENNSNMEEQQQGFCDDCFFEEEIKCLAELETNWLMEIVAILLCQFENLTLEYNHTEDSNVFIEALQSLKNQLNVLKKNLNGKDFLDLWRSVADGLDHFICGSILGGDVKFSKKQSNEFGTDMQVLFLVFQPFCARPEAFFPCIRDILKLLAMGGEQVKHLLVGKKSEKYMQSYGISHLRFDQVEKTLRKLKF from the exons ATGTTG AATGCATCGCCGACATTATATCCAGACATTCTTGCCATGCAGGATTTTGGAGTAAAGGAAGAAAGATTACTAAAAGCCATAAAAGCCATGAATGATATTGAGGAGATAATCGTCAATGTTGAGAAAGCCCAACAATGGCACCATCTTTTAAAGTCAGTTGATCATAGAGTAGATAAAACTTTGGCTGTACTTCGACCAGAAACTCTTGCAGAACATCGTGCTCTTCTTGCTTCTTTTGGGTGGCCTCCAAAACTTCTAGCATCGAAAGTGGAAAGTGGAGGGCTCTCCAAGCTCCTGAACCCACTACTTCTAATGCACGGAGATGAAAAGAAGTCTTATGCTCAAAGTTTTCATGTGCTTTGTGCTTTGCAGCAACTGCATTTGCATAGAGAAGCTCGAAAGTTTAAAACTTTAGGTCAAAAGGAGTGCGAGATACGACTTTGGGCTATTGATGAACTGGTGTCTCCTTTAGCTGTAAGAATGGAATATCACTTCGTGAAATGGGCTGAGCAGCCTGAGTTTATGTTTGCTCTTGTATATAGAGTTACTAGGGACTTTATGGAAGGAATAAGTGATATTTTGCAGCCTCTGATTGATGCAGCTAGATTAAGGAGCTATAGTGCTAATGAAGCTTGGGTTTCTGCAATGGTGCATATCCTTTCTGGGTTCTTAACAAAAAATGTTTTTCCTGCCTTGGCTGAAAGATACAAGGAGAAAGACATGAAATTAGAAGTTATCTCATTGTGGCTTCATCTAGTTGACCTTATTGTTGCTTTTGATAAACAGATGCAGTCGTTATTGAGATACGAAACTTGTCTCTTGTTTCCAGATGCCCAAAGGAGGGGGATATCCGTGTTGATAGTATTTTGTGATAGACCAGATTGGCTTAAGATTTGGGCAAAGATGGAGCTCAAGGACGGCTGGAAGAAACTAAAAGCAGTACTGAAGGATGCTAAAGCTTGGCAAATTGACGACAAACATAGAGTTGACTTTGATGTTAGTACAATATGCGAAACATTTTTGCTCTCTTCTAGAGAAGCCCATAAAGCTCCATTTGTTGCGGAATCTGCACTTAAACTTGCGCAAGAAATGATTGATAGATGCCAAACTTTACCAGTTATTTTGGCTCGTGCCAAATTTGTTAGATCAACTGTAGCCAGATTCTTCTGGTATTTTTCCAATGTGCTGCTTCTGCATTGCCGAAGTGCCGAATTGTCACCTGAAGAGGTTGATGGTAGCTTATTGGTTAGAGCATGTGAATCAATCAATGCTGCTAGATATGTTGAGTCTAAGCTGCAAGAATGGAGTGATGATGCAAGTTTTTTGGAGATGAAAATTGCCGAAAACAATTCTAACATGGAGGAACAACAGCAAGGGTTTTGTGATGATTGCTTCTTTGAAGAGGAAATAAAATGCTTGGCTGAACTAGAGACCAACTGGCTTATGGAAATCGTTGCCATTCTTCTTTGTCAGTTTGAAAATCTAACCCTGGAATACAACCATACTGAGGATTCCAATGTTTTTATTGAAGCGTTGCAGAGTTTGAAGAACCAGCTTAATGTTCTTAAGAAAAATCTCAACGGGAAAGACTTCTTGGACTTGTGGCGAAGTGTGGCGGATGGGCTGGACCATTTTATATGTGGTAGCATTTTAGGAGGTGATGTTAAGTTTTCAAAGAAGCAAAGCAATGAGTTTGGAACTGATATGCAAGTATTGTTCcttgtgttccaaccattttgtgCTCGTCCTGAAGCATTTTTCCCCTGTATTAGGGACATCCTGAAGCTGTTAGCAATGGGTGGAGAACAGGTCAAGCATTTGCTGGTAGGTAAGAAAAGTGAAAAATACATGCAATCTTATGGAATTTCCCACTTACGTTTTGATCAAGTTGAGAAAACTTTGAGGAAATTGAAGTTTTGA
- the LOC108477153 gene encoding RINT1-like protein MAG2L isoform X1: MEGWDPQNLILPEVGKLCRSQSEYLDQHFKTQKDVSSSSISSSSCLLSEWTKHCSDYNNRLLHLRTTLMDRTLSWISSSFRAKASLSNLNLTLSASSQYGTALKRLLGEELRLLALQLHRIHFIRQYVETALRLEALVGDLEDVVFSSGNCRPGNMFAKFSTLLTSQDFGVKEERLLKAIKAMNDIEEIIVNVEKAQQWHHLLKSVDHRVDKTLAVLRPETLAEHRALLASFGWPPKLLASKVESGGLSKLLNPLLLMHGDEKKSYAQSFHVLCALQQLHLHREARKFKTLGQKECEIRLWAIDELVSPLAVRMEYHFVKWAEQPEFMFALVYRVTRDFMEGISDILQPLIDAARLRSYSANEAWVSAMVHILSGFLTKNVFPALAERYKEKDMKLEVISLWLHLVDLIVAFDKQMQSLLRYETCLLFPDAQRRGISVLIVFCDRPDWLKIWAKMELKDGWKKLKAVLKDAKAWQIDDKHRVDFDVSTICETFLLSSREAHKAPFVAESALKLAQEMIDRCQTLPVILARAKFVRSTVARFFWYFSNVLLLHCRSAELSPEEVDGSLLVRACESINAARYVESKLQEWSDDASFLEMKIAENNSNMEEQQQGFCDDCFFEEEIKCLAELETNWLMEIVAILLCQFENLTLEYNHTEDSNVFIEALQSLKNQLNVLKKNLNGKDFLDLWRSVADGLDHFICGSILGGDVKFSKKQSNEFGTDMQVLFLVFQPFCARPEAFFPCIRDILKLLAMGGEQVKHLLVGKKSEKYMQSYGISHLRFDQVEKTLRKLKF, from the exons ATGGAAGGATGGGATCCTCAAAATCTAATTCTACCGGAGGTGGGTAAGCTATGTCGATCACAGTCAGAGTACCTGGACCAACATTTCAAGACCCAGAAGGATGTTTCCTCATCttctatttcttcttcttcttgtcttTTGTCTGAATGGACCAAACATTGTTCTGATTACAACAATCGTCTACTACACCTCCGCACCACCCTCATGGATCGCACCCTTTCATGGATCTCTTCTTCTTTTCGAGCTAAAGCTTCGCTTTCTAATCTCAATCTCACGCTCTCCGCTTCCTCTCAGT ATGGGACTGCTTTGAAGAGGCTTTTGGGTGAAGAACTGCGGCTGCTGGCCCTTCAATTGCACCGAATTCACTTCATCCGCCAATATGTTG AAACTGCACTTCGCTTAGAAGCTTTGGTAGGAGACCTCGAGGATGTAGTTTTCTCTTCTGGGAATTGTCGTCCAGGGAATATGTTCGCAAAGTTTTCAACTTTACTGACATCACAA GATTTTGGAGTAAAGGAAGAAAGATTACTAAAAGCCATAAAAGCCATGAATGATATTGAGGAGATAATCGTCAATGTTGAGAAAGCCCAACAATGGCACCATCTTTTAAAGTCAGTTGATCATAGAGTAGATAAAACTTTGGCTGTACTTCGACCAGAAACTCTTGCAGAACATCGTGCTCTTCTTGCTTCTTTTGGGTGGCCTCCAAAACTTCTAGCATCGAAAGTGGAAAGTGGAGGGCTCTCCAAGCTCCTGAACCCACTACTTCTAATGCACGGAGATGAAAAGAAGTCTTATGCTCAAAGTTTTCATGTGCTTTGTGCTTTGCAGCAACTGCATTTGCATAGAGAAGCTCGAAAGTTTAAAACTTTAGGTCAAAAGGAGTGCGAGATACGACTTTGGGCTATTGATGAACTGGTGTCTCCTTTAGCTGTAAGAATGGAATATCACTTCGTGAAATGGGCTGAGCAGCCTGAGTTTATGTTTGCTCTTGTATATAGAGTTACTAGGGACTTTATGGAAGGAATAAGTGATATTTTGCAGCCTCTGATTGATGCAGCTAGATTAAGGAGCTATAGTGCTAATGAAGCTTGGGTTTCTGCAATGGTGCATATCCTTTCTGGGTTCTTAACAAAAAATGTTTTTCCTGCCTTGGCTGAAAGATACAAGGAGAAAGACATGAAATTAGAAGTTATCTCATTGTGGCTTCATCTAGTTGACCTTATTGTTGCTTTTGATAAACAGATGCAGTCGTTATTGAGATACGAAACTTGTCTCTTGTTTCCAGATGCCCAAAGGAGGGGGATATCCGTGTTGATAGTATTTTGTGATAGACCAGATTGGCTTAAGATTTGGGCAAAGATGGAGCTCAAGGACGGCTGGAAGAAACTAAAAGCAGTACTGAAGGATGCTAAAGCTTGGCAAATTGACGACAAACATAGAGTTGACTTTGATGTTAGTACAATATGCGAAACATTTTTGCTCTCTTCTAGAGAAGCCCATAAAGCTCCATTTGTTGCGGAATCTGCACTTAAACTTGCGCAAGAAATGATTGATAGATGCCAAACTTTACCAGTTATTTTGGCTCGTGCCAAATTTGTTAGATCAACTGTAGCCAGATTCTTCTGGTATTTTTCCAATGTGCTGCTTCTGCATTGCCGAAGTGCCGAATTGTCACCTGAAGAGGTTGATGGTAGCTTATTGGTTAGAGCATGTGAATCAATCAATGCTGCTAGATATGTTGAGTCTAAGCTGCAAGAATGGAGTGATGATGCAAGTTTTTTGGAGATGAAAATTGCCGAAAACAATTCTAACATGGAGGAACAACAGCAAGGGTTTTGTGATGATTGCTTCTTTGAAGAGGAAATAAAATGCTTGGCTGAACTAGAGACCAACTGGCTTATGGAAATCGTTGCCATTCTTCTTTGTCAGTTTGAAAATCTAACCCTGGAATACAACCATACTGAGGATTCCAATGTTTTTATTGAAGCGTTGCAGAGTTTGAAGAACCAGCTTAATGTTCTTAAGAAAAATCTCAACGGGAAAGACTTCTTGGACTTGTGGCGAAGTGTGGCGGATGGGCTGGACCATTTTATATGTGGTAGCATTTTAGGAGGTGATGTTAAGTTTTCAAAGAAGCAAAGCAATGAGTTTGGAACTGATATGCAAGTATTGTTCcttgtgttccaaccattttgtgCTCGTCCTGAAGCATTTTTCCCCTGTATTAGGGACATCCTGAAGCTGTTAGCAATGGGTGGAGAACAGGTCAAGCATTTGCTGGTAGGTAAGAAAAGTGAAAAATACATGCAATCTTATGGAATTTCCCACTTACGTTTTGATCAAGTTGAGAAAACTTTGAGGAAATTGAAGTTTTGA